From Vibrio aerogenes, a single genomic window includes:
- a CDS encoding replication protein P → MMRNIAELAQQVRQTEITGTYDQPQAGQSQQSNTRQPVVSTQTARLVNHIFTELQVIFPAWRVAFPDKSSLNNAKRTWTIALFESRIYHTRQIELGLQKARQSGSPHVPSVGQFIRWCVPTCEALNLPTAEQAFAMIGDFRYEETRQHLPMVVQAAFHQIGHWDLTHLSQQKLFPVFQSHYDGLIRKVAIGEDISQLCPVLLPEPGERTLTLEEKERRRKAGLSKIQQLKQQYFGGNVHGN, encoded by the coding sequence ATGATGAGAAATATCGCTGAACTGGCACAACAGGTTCGTCAGACTGAAATTACAGGGACTTACGACCAGCCTCAGGCGGGACAGTCTCAGCAGTCCAATACCAGACAGCCGGTGGTTTCCACACAGACGGCCCGGTTGGTCAATCATATTTTTACGGAGTTGCAGGTGATCTTTCCTGCCTGGCGGGTGGCTTTCCCGGATAAATCGTCACTCAATAATGCCAAACGGACCTGGACGATTGCCCTGTTTGAAAGCCGGATCTATCACACCCGGCAGATTGAACTGGGCTTGCAGAAGGCGCGTCAGTCTGGATCCCCGCATGTTCCGAGTGTGGGGCAGTTTATCCGCTGGTGTGTGCCGACCTGTGAAGCGCTGAATTTGCCAACGGCAGAACAGGCCTTTGCGATGATTGGTGATTTTCGCTACGAAGAAACCAGACAGCATTTACCGATGGTGGTACAGGCTGCATTTCATCAGATTGGTCACTGGGATTTAACCCATCTGAGTCAGCAAAAGCTGTTTCCGGTCTTCCAGTCCCATTACGACGGGTTGATCCGCAAGGTCGCCATCGGGGAGGACATCAGTCAGCTGTGTCCGGTGCTGCTGCCTGAACCGGGGGAAAGAACGCTGACACTTGAAGAGAAAGAACGCCGCAGAAAAGCGGGATTATCAAAAATTCAACAATTAAAACAACAATATTTTGGAGGAAACGTCCATGGCAACTGA
- a CDS encoding XRE family transcriptional regulator: MSMTKKKEVGSRLKRFREAAGLSQRALAEKCGWGASRIGNYEAGVRSIDLDDAEIIATALHVKAHQLFFDDIAPQSPEPQHKEGNAEVLGNMQAWDSQTPLSEDEVSIAFLSEINLSAGNGLMCDQEQDNGFRLRFAKSTLRRYNVAPENAVCVSVKGDSMEPVLPDGSTVGIDCGNRKLVDGKIYAINHNGDLFIKRLYKLPGGGLRIYSFNEIEYPPREYEEQQVIDQKITIIGRVFWYSVLL, translated from the coding sequence ATGAGTATGACTAAAAAGAAAGAAGTCGGATCGCGACTAAAACGATTCCGTGAAGCAGCAGGATTAAGTCAACGCGCCCTCGCCGAAAAATGTGGCTGGGGAGCATCGCGTATCGGTAACTACGAAGCCGGTGTCCGGAGTATTGATCTTGATGATGCAGAAATCATTGCCACGGCACTTCATGTCAAAGCTCACCAGCTGTTCTTTGATGATATTGCCCCTCAGTCGCCTGAACCGCAGCATAAAGAAGGCAATGCGGAAGTGCTGGGAAATATGCAGGCCTGGGATAGCCAGACGCCTTTATCCGAGGATGAAGTCTCTATCGCCTTTTTGTCTGAAATCAACTTATCAGCCGGTAATGGTTTAATGTGTGATCAGGAACAGGACAACGGTTTTCGTCTGCGTTTTGCTAAATCAACCCTCAGGCGCTATAACGTTGCACCGGAAAATGCGGTCTGTGTTTCCGTGAAGGGAGACAGTATGGAGCCTGTCCTTCCTGATGGCTCAACGGTTGGCATTGATTGCGGCAACCGGAAGCTGGTAGACGGAAAAATATACGCGATTAACCACAATGGCGATTTGTTTATTAAGCGATTGTATAAACTTCCCGGCGGCGGTTTAAGAATTTACAGCTTCAATGAAATTGAATATCCGCCAAGAGAATATGAAGAACAGCAAGTCATTGACCAGAAAATCACCATCATCGGCCGTGTTTTCTGGTATTCCGTGCTTTTATAA
- a CDS encoding AsmA family protein, which produces MKKLLYVIVGLLVVVIGAMILLVTLVDPNQYKPLIVEQTKRATGLDLVVTGDLKWQFFPSVGLHVGQVALKNPPGFERDNLLEVKEAAADVSVMPLFSQQLHIGQIRLDGMRLDIETRKDGVSNLDSLKKNKVSEPQSKPATQAPAVASSSSSDTAGESSGHGWQVTVAGIAVTHAHAEIRDAAAGKQTILSDLNLNISEFLPGQWTGFELSGQGRQDSRSFSVQGLGNFQLAADYGKFSLKDLDLQASVNGESLPLNPLKIALKGQMDMDLVAKVIQLTGLDLKFNDVQIDGQSTITLNKPMPQVRFSLHSPDIDLDRLLPASAAKSPANPDAQVNQSLQSNKNVQSTQAAQTVSSQEPDLTGLKTLDVSGDLRIDRLKVKQVVLTDVALKTSVQQGIARLIVTDAGLYQGKIKADIQLNGRQVPATYQVNQQMTGVQIQPLLKALAENDQFEGTGTVKVNVAGKGLSGTRLKKNLYGTVRVELADGAINGINIAQLIRRGYAKIKGRSLPDNAVQKTDFSALSGTFNLKQGIAATRDLSMMSPLLRVHGEGQVNYLNQSQDMLVRTSFVGSLQGQGGKDIDELRDITIPLKVTGNWQKPHYKVVFDDVLKQKAKKELNRGLKKLDEKIKDEKTREAVNNLLKKLF; this is translated from the coding sequence ATGAAAAAACTGCTTTATGTGATTGTGGGGCTGCTTGTCGTTGTTATCGGGGCGATGATATTGCTGGTGACGCTGGTTGACCCGAATCAGTACAAGCCGCTGATTGTTGAGCAGACGAAGCGGGCAACCGGCTTAGACCTTGTGGTAACGGGTGATCTGAAATGGCAGTTTTTCCCGTCAGTCGGTCTTCATGTCGGGCAGGTTGCACTGAAGAATCCACCGGGATTTGAGCGTGATAACCTGCTGGAAGTCAAAGAAGCGGCTGCGGATGTCTCGGTGATGCCGCTGTTCAGCCAGCAACTACATATCGGCCAGATCCGCCTTGACGGGATGCGGCTGGATATCGAAACCCGCAAAGATGGTGTCTCGAATCTTGATTCACTGAAGAAAAACAAGGTGTCAGAGCCGCAATCCAAACCGGCCACGCAGGCACCAGCAGTGGCATCCTCATCGTCATCTGATACGGCAGGTGAGTCGTCTGGCCACGGCTGGCAGGTGACAGTCGCGGGTATTGCAGTGACCCATGCTCACGCAGAAATCCGCGATGCGGCGGCCGGAAAACAGACAATTCTCAGTGATTTAAACCTGAATATTTCTGAGTTTTTACCGGGTCAGTGGACCGGGTTTGAGCTCTCTGGTCAGGGCCGGCAGGACTCACGCTCTTTCTCGGTGCAGGGGCTGGGCAATTTTCAGCTGGCAGCAGATTATGGGAAATTCAGTCTCAAAGATCTGGATCTGCAGGCCAGCGTGAATGGGGAGTCATTGCCGCTGAATCCGCTCAAGATCGCGCTTAAAGGTCAGATGGACATGGATTTGGTAGCGAAAGTGATCCAGCTGACAGGGCTGGATCTGAAGTTCAATGATGTGCAAATTGACGGTCAATCCACGATTACCCTGAACAAACCGATGCCTCAGGTGCGCTTCAGCCTGCATAGTCCGGATATTGATCTGGACCGCCTGTTACCGGCTTCTGCCGCGAAATCACCGGCAAATCCGGATGCTCAGGTAAATCAAAGTCTTCAATCAAATAAAAATGTTCAGTCAACTCAAGCCGCACAGACGGTATCTTCACAGGAGCCGGATTTAACCGGGCTGAAAACACTGGACGTGTCCGGAGATCTCCGGATAGACCGGCTGAAGGTGAAGCAGGTCGTCCTGACTGATGTGGCGCTGAAAACTTCCGTTCAGCAAGGGATTGCCCGTTTGATCGTGACTGATGCCGGGCTTTATCAGGGAAAAATAAAAGCAGATATTCAGCTGAATGGTCGCCAGGTACCGGCGACCTATCAGGTGAATCAGCAAATGACCGGCGTGCAAATTCAGCCGCTGTTGAAGGCGCTGGCGGAGAATGATCAGTTTGAAGGTACAGGCACAGTGAAAGTTAACGTGGCCGGAAAAGGATTGAGCGGGACGCGGCTGAAGAAAAACTTGTATGGGACGGTTCGGGTTGAGCTGGCCGATGGTGCGATCAACGGGATTAATATTGCTCAGCTGATTCGTCGTGGCTATGCCAAAATAAAAGGTCGCTCACTGCCGGACAATGCCGTGCAGAAAACCGACTTTAGTGCACTCAGCGGCACATTTAATCTGAAGCAGGGGATTGCAGCAACCCGTGATTTATCCATGATGTCGCCATTACTGCGTGTGCATGGCGAAGGGCAGGTGAACTATCTGAATCAGAGCCAGGATATGCTGGTGCGGACATCGTTTGTCGGATCGTTACAGGGACAAGGGGGCAAGGATATCGATGAATTGCGCGATATCACAATACCGCTGAAGGTAACCGGCAACTGGCAGAAGCCACATTATAAAGTTGTTTTTGATGATGTGCTGAAACAAAAAGCGAAGAAGGAACTGAACCGTGGCCTGAAAAAGCTGGATGAAAAAATCAAAGATGAGAAAACGCGCGAAGCGGTGAACAATCTTCTCAAAAAATTGTTCTAA
- a CDS encoding helix-turn-helix domain-containing protein — protein MSVKVMSYVWDIQVFRGSDKLVMLCLADHADDSGFCWPSIDTIARKSGVSATTVKTTLKKLETAGWLTRKNQFRKADSGKLVRASNQYQLPVMRLRKMVNDQLDNEQANFDCSNPDQTKQLAGVSQIPARGRAESGDKPSRDPLNDPSNDQITTRRQPLDFSVFGEISEQQVKDILRIRKTNAGKAPVTQKVLSMLAKEFALAGQQSGLSLQDCLDEWEYRGWRSFKALWLQNSVSQVPGRKAPLRAEQPDFHSGDTSWADGLVLGV, from the coding sequence ATGTCTGTCAAAGTAATGAGTTATGTATGGGATATTCAGGTATTCAGAGGATCCGACAAGCTGGTGATGCTGTGTCTGGCTGATCATGCCGATGACAGCGGTTTTTGCTGGCCGTCCATTGATACGATTGCCCGGAAGTCGGGTGTATCGGCGACGACTGTCAAAACCACCCTGAAAAAACTGGAAACGGCGGGCTGGCTTACCCGGAAAAACCAGTTCAGAAAAGCTGACAGTGGCAAGCTGGTACGGGCAAGTAACCAATATCAGCTGCCGGTGATGCGGTTGAGAAAAATGGTCAATGATCAACTGGACAATGAACAGGCGAATTTCGACTGTTCAAATCCGGACCAGACCAAACAACTGGCCGGGGTTAGTCAGATCCCGGCCAGGGGTAGGGCGGAATCCGGCGATAAACCATCAAGGGATCCATTAAATGATCCATCAAATGATCAAATAACAACGCGCAGACAGCCACTGGACTTTTCAGTGTTTGGGGAGATTTCTGAGCAGCAGGTGAAAGATATTTTGCGTATTCGTAAAACCAATGCAGGTAAAGCACCGGTGACACAGAAAGTGTTGAGCATGCTGGCAAAAGAGTTTGCCCTTGCCGGACAGCAGTCAGGACTGAGTTTGCAGGATTGTCTGGATGAGTGGGAATACCGTGGCTGGCGGAGTTTTAAAGCGTTGTGGCTGCAAAACTCAGTGTCTCAGGTGCCGGGCCGCAAAGCACCTCTGCGCGCAGAGCAGCCGGATTTTCATAGTGGCGATACCAGCTGGGCAGACGGGCTGGTTTTGGGAGTCTGA
- a CDS encoding helix-turn-helix transcriptional regulator, which yields MNKIAKYRRQAKVSQAILAKAVGVMPSTIGNYESGIRNISLTMCWKIVGAFKRWGIYCSLEDVFPEPQPKHSVFTEMAGQAIEHESASGSGH from the coding sequence ATGAATAAAATTGCAAAGTACCGACGTCAGGCAAAGGTAAGTCAGGCCATTCTGGCAAAAGCGGTTGGCGTGATGCCATCCACAATCGGCAATTATGAGTCAGGCATTCGCAATATCAGTCTGACCATGTGCTGGAAAATTGTCGGCGCATTTAAACGCTGGGGAATTTATTGCTCACTGGAAGATGTGTTTCCGGAACCTCAGCCAAAGCATTCTGTTTTCACAGAGATGGCCGGTCAGGCTATCGAACATGAGTCGGCTTCAGGCAGCGGCCACTGA
- a CDS encoding response regulator has translation MQGQEIPVSVFIFYDSLEVLDQVRDIVMPCFSQIYSFGVESEQELIRHLQQKEFHGILCIFAFDQPGDSLRLKQQLDHYPELEKLRTIPGISMLVCDKQHRKSAYLLCENHQFYTYETIKPVYDIFRFQLTLYQLKDFILTQIQLHDEAQSIHQMSDELNASYEALDVIETKIEQEKQRQSTALKQVIKPLEQVLEQIPAGEWKRVMSRMINAHPDASGVQLSTLKKNLHDLHTLHDEFMDEMSFAIREVQHKDVKKEVTPLILAADDQPVMLKIISTILEPRGFKVETASNGAEALLKAKVMIPHVILLDIDMPVMDGFRTLKALQALPELEHVAVIMLTSFTDKSIFQKCIQCGAKDYIVKPTKGDILVKKIQKLMIKEEA, from the coding sequence ATGCAAGGGCAGGAGATTCCGGTCAGTGTCTTCATTTTTTATGATTCACTGGAAGTGTTAGATCAGGTCAGAGATATTGTGATGCCATGTTTCAGTCAGATTTATAGTTTCGGGGTTGAGAGTGAACAGGAACTGATCCGCCATTTACAGCAAAAAGAATTTCACGGCATTTTATGTATTTTTGCTTTTGATCAGCCGGGAGATTCTCTCAGGCTGAAACAGCAGCTGGATCATTATCCTGAACTGGAAAAGCTGAGAACCATCCCCGGTATTTCCATGTTGGTTTGCGACAAACAACACAGAAAATCAGCATATCTGTTGTGCGAGAATCATCAGTTTTACACGTATGAAACGATTAAACCTGTTTACGACATTTTCAGATTCCAGCTGACCCTGTATCAGTTAAAGGACTTTATTCTGACGCAGATTCAGCTGCACGATGAGGCGCAGAGTATCCATCAGATGTCTGATGAACTGAACGCCAGCTATGAAGCACTTGATGTGATTGAAACAAAGATAGAACAGGAGAAACAGCGACAAAGTACAGCGTTAAAGCAGGTCATTAAGCCGCTGGAGCAGGTTCTGGAACAGATTCCGGCTGGTGAGTGGAAACGGGTGATGAGCCGGATGATCAACGCCCATCCGGATGCATCGGGCGTACAATTGTCCACACTGAAAAAGAATCTGCATGACTTGCATACCCTGCATGACGAGTTTATGGATGAAATGAGCTTTGCGATTCGGGAAGTGCAGCATAAAGATGTAAAAAAAGAAGTCACACCACTGATTCTGGCGGCAGATGATCAGCCGGTGATGCTGAAAATTATATCCACCATTCTGGAGCCCCGCGGATTTAAAGTGGAAACCGCCAGCAATGGTGCCGAAGCCCTGCTCAAGGCGAAGGTGATGATACCACATGTGATTTTGCTGGATATCGATATGCCGGTGATGGATGGTTTCCGGACACTGAAAGCATTACAGGCGTTGCCGGAGCTGGAACATGTCGCTGTGATTATGCTGACCAGTTTTACTGATAAATCCATCTTTCAAAAATGTATCCAGTGTGGCGCGAAAGATTACATCGTGAAACCAACCAAAGGTGACATTCTGGTGAAAAAAATTCAGAAACTCATGATAAAAGAGGAGGCTTAA
- the cobO gene encoding cob(I)yrinic acid a,c-diamide adenosyltransferase, whose product MTEDKKNRYQARQQRVKEKVDSRIEAAQEEKGILLVITGNGKGKTTSGFGTVARAVGHGLKCGVAQFIKGNWDNGERNLLEQHGVQFHVMATGFTWETQNKETDTIAAQGVWQHCLQMLQDESLNLVLLDELTYMITYGYIELDEVLEALSRRPAMQTVIITGRAAHRELIAAADTVSEVKNVKHAFEAGIKAQRGVDW is encoded by the coding sequence ATGACAGAAGATAAGAAAAACCGTTACCAGGCACGCCAGCAACGGGTCAAAGAGAAAGTGGACAGCCGCATCGAAGCCGCACAGGAAGAAAAAGGTATTTTGCTGGTCATCACCGGTAACGGTAAAGGAAAAACAACGTCTGGCTTCGGTACGGTCGCCAGAGCCGTTGGTCACGGGCTAAAATGTGGTGTTGCCCAGTTCATCAAAGGCAACTGGGACAATGGCGAGCGCAACCTGCTTGAACAGCATGGCGTTCAGTTTCATGTCATGGCGACCGGATTTACCTGGGAAACCCAGAATAAAGAAACCGATACGATAGCCGCTCAGGGTGTGTGGCAACACTGTTTGCAGATGCTGCAGGATGAGTCTTTAAATCTGGTCTTACTCGATGAACTGACTTACATGATTACCTATGGATATATCGAACTGGACGAGGTTCTGGAGGCATTGAGCCGCCGTCCGGCCATGCAGACGGTTATCATCACCGGCCGGGCCGCACACCGTGAATTAATTGCAGCCGCAGACACCGTCTCTGAAGTCAAAAATGTTAAACATGCCTTCGAAGCTGGCATTAAAGCACAGCGGGGCGTGGACTGGTAA